From Streptomyces sp. NBC_01460, a single genomic window includes:
- a CDS encoding alpha/beta hydrolase, with amino-acid sequence MKPDTILLIHGFWVTPRSWEQWIPYYQAKGFRVVAPAYPGFEVEVEALNADPSPVEALSVPSIIQALEKLIDELGTQPIIMGHSAGGVFTQILLDHGYGAAGVAMNSAPTEGVATIPLSQLKATFPVLKNPANRHRAVGFTYDQWRYAFTNTFPEDQARTLYERYHIPASGHVFWGSALANIHPGHADTYVDYHNGSRAPLLFVAGENDHLMPPRIQRSNAKHYKADTVTEFVEFPGRSHLMPAQQGWEEVADHALNWALDHS; translated from the coding sequence ATGAAACCCGACACCATCCTCCTGATCCACGGCTTCTGGGTCACACCCCGCAGCTGGGAACAGTGGATCCCCTACTACCAGGCCAAGGGCTTCCGCGTGGTGGCCCCCGCCTACCCCGGCTTCGAGGTGGAGGTCGAGGCGCTCAACGCCGATCCGTCCCCCGTCGAGGCGCTCTCCGTCCCCTCGATCATCCAGGCGCTGGAGAAGCTGATCGACGAGCTCGGCACACAGCCGATCATCATGGGCCACTCCGCCGGCGGTGTCTTCACCCAGATCCTCCTCGACCACGGCTACGGGGCTGCGGGTGTCGCCATGAACTCCGCGCCCACCGAGGGCGTCGCGACAATCCCGCTCTCGCAGCTCAAGGCGACCTTCCCGGTGTTGAAGAACCCTGCCAACCGCCACCGGGCGGTCGGGTTCACCTACGACCAGTGGCGTTACGCGTTCACGAACACCTTCCCCGAGGACCAGGCCCGCACCCTCTACGAGCGGTACCACATCCCTGCCTCCGGGCATGTGTTCTGGGGCAGCGCCCTGGCCAACATCCACCCCGGCCACGCCGACACGTACGTCGACTACCACAACGGGAGCCGGGCGCCCCTGCTGTTCGTCGCGGGCGAGAACGACCACCTCATGCCGCCGAGGATCCAGCGTTCCAACGCCAAGCACTACAAGGCGGACACGGTCACCGAGTTCGTCGAGTTCCCCGGCCGGTCCCACCTGATGCCCGCCCAGCAGGGCTGGGAGGAGGTCGCGGACCACGCCCTGAACTGGGCACTGGACCACTCCTGA
- a CDS encoding maleylpyruvate isomerase family mycothiol-dependent enzyme, producing MEPVAGQDVRGALPEGLADAIRTTAEDIAELLRGAPGTGGPVPGSEWTVGEAAAHLAQANALMADIAAGRPRSHGDGTPQSLAEANTRALAAFGERDAKPLAAMIEEQAGAYLEAAAEHPSQEMLMTPLGPLTREVLGSYLLTHMLGHGHDLARALGRPHMVAPSRAGLALPFMIEVMPRVTDAKATAGLTACYAVRLWGGNRFGVTFTDGTVSVDRRPPERPDCTLSIEPATFLLMALGRCAPTRAMARGRVFAWGRKPWIGPRFPRYFKAP from the coding sequence GTGGAGCCGGTGGCAGGGCAGGACGTACGGGGCGCACTGCCCGAGGGGCTGGCCGATGCGATACGCACGACGGCCGAGGACATAGCGGAGCTGCTGCGCGGTGCCCCGGGCACCGGAGGTCCCGTGCCGGGGTCGGAGTGGACCGTGGGGGAAGCGGCGGCGCACCTCGCGCAGGCCAACGCGTTGATGGCCGACATCGCGGCCGGACGTCCGCGCAGCCACGGTGACGGCACCCCGCAGAGCCTGGCCGAGGCCAACACGCGGGCCCTGGCCGCATTCGGGGAGCGCGATGCGAAGCCCTTGGCAGCGATGATCGAGGAGCAGGCAGGTGCCTACCTCGAGGCGGCGGCGGAGCATCCCTCCCAGGAGATGCTGATGACGCCGCTGGGCCCGCTGACCCGCGAGGTACTCGGCTCGTACCTCCTGACGCACATGCTCGGCCACGGCCACGACCTGGCCCGCGCCCTGGGACGCCCGCACATGGTCGCCCCGTCCAGGGCAGGGCTGGCCCTGCCCTTCATGATCGAGGTCATGCCCCGGGTGACCGACGCGAAGGCCACGGCAGGCCTGACCGCCTGCTACGCCGTCCGGCTGTGGGGCGGCAACCGGTTCGGGGTGACGTTCACCGACGGCACGGTGTCCGTGGACCGCCGGCCACCGGAGCGGCCGGACTGCACCCTCTCCATCGAGCCGGCGACGTTCCTTCTGATGGCGCTCGGCCGCTGTGCGCCGACGAGGGCGATGGCCAGGGGCCGGGTCTTTGCCTGGGGCCGCAAGCCGTGGATCGGGCCCCGCTTTCCCAGGTACTTCAAGGCTCCGTGA
- a CDS encoding alpha/beta fold hydrolase, with the protein MSTFTTTDGTDIFYKDWGTGRPVVFSHGWPLNADAWDDQMHLVASHGYRAVAHDRRGHGRSGQPWHGNDMDTYADDLAQLIEHLDLRDAVLVGHSTGGGEVTRYIGRHGTARVGKAVLLGAVPPLMLRTDANPEGLPIEAFDTIRAGVSTDRSQFYADLSLPFYGFNRPGATVSQGVSDAFWLQSMQVGLKGALDCIRAFSETDFTDDLARFDVPTLIAHGDDDQIVPVVAAGLKSADLVKDATLKVYEGAPHGLVGSFREQFEADLLAFLAD; encoded by the coding sequence ATGAGCACCTTCACCACCACTGACGGAACGGACATCTTCTACAAGGACTGGGGTACCGGCCGGCCGGTCGTCTTCAGCCACGGGTGGCCGCTGAACGCCGACGCCTGGGACGACCAGATGCACCTGGTCGCCTCGCACGGTTACCGGGCCGTGGCCCATGACCGCCGCGGCCACGGCCGGTCCGGCCAGCCGTGGCACGGCAACGACATGGACACCTACGCCGACGACCTCGCCCAGCTGATCGAGCACCTCGACCTGCGCGACGCCGTACTCGTGGGTCACTCGACGGGCGGCGGCGAGGTGACCCGGTACATCGGCCGGCACGGTACGGCCCGGGTCGGCAAGGCAGTGCTGCTGGGGGCGGTGCCCCCGCTCATGCTCCGGACCGACGCCAACCCGGAAGGCCTCCCGATCGAGGCCTTCGACACCATACGGGCGGGGGTGAGCACGGACCGGTCGCAGTTCTACGCCGACCTCAGCCTGCCGTTCTACGGCTTCAACCGTCCCGGCGCGACCGTCTCGCAGGGAGTCTCGGACGCGTTCTGGCTGCAGAGCATGCAGGTGGGTCTCAAGGGCGCGCTGGACTGCATCCGGGCCTTCTCCGAGACCGACTTCACCGACGACCTGGCCCGCTTCGACGTACCCACACTGATCGCCCACGGCGACGACGACCAGATCGTCCCCGTCGTCGCCGCGGGCCTGAAGTCCGCCGACCTCGTCAAGGACGCCACGCTCAAGGTGTACGAAGGCGCACCTCACGGCCTGGTGGGGTCGTTCCGGGAGCAGTTCGAGGCCGACCTTCTCGCGTTCCTGGCCGACTGA